In one window of Carassius carassius chromosome 38, fCarCar2.1, whole genome shotgun sequence DNA:
- the LOC132119111 gene encoding transcription factor HES-5-like yields MAPTVCKLTQTGKEKSKVSKPVVEKMRRDRINRCIEQLKVLLKAEIKASQPCSKLEKADVLEMAVFYLKSNTCPSTHAQSYTHGFSRCTEETARFMVQQIAKPVLKAQCDTTQRAKVSVEDSCQITSKSSREDALWRPW; encoded by the exons ATGGCTCCTACTGTCTGCAAACTGACTCAGActggaaaagaaaaaagtaaa gtGAGTAAACCAGTGGTGGAAAAGATGCGCAGAGATCGTATTAACAGATGCATCGAACAGCTTAAAGTTCTCCTGAAAGCCGAGATAAAAGCCAGCCAGCCCTGTTCTAAACTAGAGAAGGCTGATGTTCTGGAAATGGCTGTGTTTTACCTGAAGAGCAACACCTGTCCGAGCACGCATGCGCAGAGCTACACGCACGGGTTCTCCAGGTGTACAGAGGAAACCGCAAGATTTATGGTGCAACAGATCGCCAAGCCAGTTTTAAAGGCACAGTGTGACACAACACAGCGAGCAAAAGTAAGCGTGGAAGACAGCTGTCAGATCACATCAAAGAGCAGCAGAGAAGATGCGCTCTGGAGACCCTGGTGA
- the LOC132119112 gene encoding transcription factor HES-5-like produces MAPSYKTDYSKLSTKQKHKLRKPVVEKMRRDRINSCIEQLKSMLEKEFHQQDPNTKLEKADILEMTVVFLKQQLQPKTSAPQKAHSDGYSQCCRETMSFLSGNSKVDAVRQHLNHCQEAQRSSKDLAHVSPASHQIIKVKQEPSARRPLWRPW; encoded by the exons ATGGCTCCGAGCTACAAGACTGACTACTCTAAACTTTCCACCAAACAGAAGCATAAA TTGAGGAAACCAGTGGTGGAGAAGATGCGCAGAGATCGCATCAACAGCTGCATCGAGCAGCTCAAATCCATGCTGGAGAAGGAGTTCCACCAGCAGGATCCAAACACCAAGCTGGAGAAAGCTGACATCCTGGAGATGACGGTGGTTTTTCTGAAACAGCAGCTGCAGCCCAAGACCTCAGCTCCACAGAAAGCCCACTCCGACGGCTATTCCCAGTGCTGCAGGGAGACCATGAGCTTCTTATCTGGAAACTCCAAGGTGGACGCTGTACGTCAGCATCTGAACCACTGCCAGGAAGCCCAGAGATCATCTAAAGACCTCGCtcacgtgtctccagcttcacaTCAGATCATCAAGGTGAAGCAGGAACCGAGTGCTCGCAGACCTCTCTGGAGACCCTGGTAG